From one Candidatus Bathyanammoxibius amoris genomic stretch:
- a CDS encoding sulfurtransferase TusA family protein — translation MTEKKETPDGTIDLRNVLCPINFVKTKLKLEEMESGEILEVFLDDGEPMRSVPRSIKEEGHKIIKVDNLGKEYRILIKKG, via the coding sequence ATGACAGAAAAAAAGGAAACACCAGACGGGACGATAGACCTCAGGAACGTTCTCTGCCCGATAAACTTTGTTAAGACAAAGTTGAAACTCGAGGAGATGGAGAGCGGAGAGATACTGGAGGTCTTCCTGGATGACGGCGAGCCCATGCGAAGTGTCCCCAGGAGCATAAAGGAGGAGGGGCACAAAATAATTAAGGTCGACAACCTGGGCAAAGAATACCGGATACTTATAAAAAAGGGTTAG
- a CDS encoding M67 family metallopeptidase → MLQLGNKLVEEIKDLARKSYPCECGGFLAGKSGPPKEVSGIYPLENQNKSTPRVRFEIDPGEFRTVEDQATKDGLELLVFYHSHPDHPAMPSDFDTERAAGLAPFWPELYYLIVSVAGTPDSEFFELSCWVFHGDSGNFEKEELILV, encoded by the coding sequence TTGCTGCAACTGGGAAACAAGCTGGTGGAAGAGATAAAAGACCTTGCCAGGAAGAGCTACCCTTGCGAGTGTGGCGGGTTTCTTGCCGGCAAATCCGGGCCTCCCAAAGAGGTCTCCGGAATCTATCCCCTTGAGAACCAGAATAAAAGTACACCGAGGGTGCGTTTTGAGATAGACCCCGGGGAGTTCCGGACGGTCGAGGACCAGGCCACAAAAGACGGCCTGGAGCTGCTGGTGTTCTACCACTCTCATCCCGACCATCCCGCCATGCCGTCGGACTTCGACACCGAGCGCGCGGCCGGGCTTGCGCCTTTCTGGCCGGAACTCTATTATCTCATCGTGTCCGTCGCGGGCACCCCGGACTCCGAGTTTTTTGAGCTCAGTTGCTGGGTCTTCCACGGCGACAGCGGAAACTTTGAAAAAGAGGAGCTTATCCTGGTATAA
- a CDS encoding cysteine synthase family protein: MSVQEAKTCSSAPLTDESILQRIGNTPLIRLNKTGRVPEGVKIYAKAEWFNPGGSVKDRPALRIIEDGEKSGRLKKGETIIDSTSGNTGIAYAMIGVVKGYNITLVMPSNVSEERKAIVNAYGVDIVYTDPLKGSDGAIIDAQRIVEENPGKYFFADQYNNPSNPLAHYDTTGVEVWEQTAGKVTHFVAGLGTTGTLMGSGRRLKEFNPDIELVAVEPSTSIHGLEGLKHMETAITPGIYDAGLPDRTIAVDTEDAYKTVKELGQKEGLLVGYSSGAAMKAALEVANDMKNGVVVVVFPDSGKNYLSTSFWKYY, encoded by the coding sequence ATGAGCGTGCAAGAAGCAAAGACCTGTTCGAGCGCACCTTTAACGGATGAGTCTATCCTTCAACGTATAGGCAACACTCCCCTGATAAGGTTAAACAAGACCGGCCGCGTCCCTGAAGGGGTGAAAATATACGCAAAGGCCGAGTGGTTCAACCCGGGAGGGTCCGTTAAAGACCGCCCGGCCCTCAGGATAATTGAGGACGGAGAGAAATCGGGACGCCTGAAAAAGGGTGAAACCATAATAGACTCGACCTCCGGAAACACGGGCATCGCCTACGCAATGATAGGGGTCGTAAAGGGCTACAACATAACCCTTGTCATGCCTTCCAACGTAAGCGAAGAACGGAAGGCCATCGTAAACGCCTACGGGGTGGACATAGTATATACCGACCCCTTGAAGGGCTCTGACGGTGCCATCATCGACGCGCAGAGAATCGTTGAGGAAAATCCGGGCAAATATTTCTTCGCAGATCAGTACAACAACCCGTCCAACCCTCTGGCCCATTACGACACAACCGGCGTAGAGGTCTGGGAGCAGACCGCAGGGAAAGTGACCCATTTCGTCGCCGGCCTGGGAACTACCGGCACGCTCATGGGCAGCGGCAGACGACTGAAGGAGTTCAATCCAGACATTGAGCTGGTCGCCGTAGAGCCCTCTACATCCATCCACGGCCTGGAAGGCCTGAAACACATGGAAACCGCCATTACCCCGGGAATATACGACGCCGGGCTTCCTGACCGCACGATTGCCGTAGACACCGAGGACGCGTACAAGACGGTCAAGGAGTTGGGGCAGAAAGAGGGGCTGCTTGTAGGCTACTCCTCCGGTGCGGCAATGAAGGCAGCCCTGGAGGTGGCAAATGACATGAAAAACGGGGTAGTGGTCGTAGTCTTCCCGGACAGCGGGAAGAATTATTTGAGCACGAGTTTCTGGAAATATTATTAG
- a CDS encoding 4Fe-4S binding protein has translation MTEQAETQPRIDVEELKSGGFIKQTQKDLFTVRLRMPGGRITPEKLAKVAEVAKKYSRMGYCHMSFRQSIEIIGVHIEDFDKVREELSGAGIKIASCGPRVRVPTACGGCEYNPNGLMDTQKKALEVDERSFGTPCHHKFKTSFSGCPIDCSRTTEMDLGFQGVVDPEWDEPTCTGCTLCAKACLEGAIISDKDGKPVFDPAKCIYCGDCIRACPTNSWTARRRGWTVRVGGKHGRHPMLAREVFNFLPDEKVHDFIDRTVEWYNKNGKRRERIGVTIERVGLDKFKKEVVKPFQKD, from the coding sequence TTGACTGAACAAGCTGAAACCCAGCCGAGAATTGACGTAGAGGAGCTGAAATCAGGCGGTTTTATCAAACAGACGCAAAAAGACCTCTTTACCGTGCGCCTGAGGATGCCGGGAGGCAGGATTACACCTGAGAAGCTGGCCAAGGTCGCCGAGGTCGCCAAAAAATACAGCCGCATGGGCTACTGCCATATGAGCTTCAGACAGTCAATCGAAATAATAGGCGTACACATAGAAGACTTCGACAAGGTTAGAGAAGAGCTTTCCGGGGCCGGTATAAAGATCGCCTCGTGCGGTCCAAGGGTCAGGGTCCCCACGGCCTGCGGCGGATGTGAGTATAACCCTAACGGATTGATGGACACCCAGAAGAAGGCCCTCGAGGTGGATGAACGGTCATTCGGCACGCCGTGTCATCACAAATTCAAGACATCGTTCTCCGGCTGTCCCATAGACTGTTCCAGAACCACTGAGATGGACCTGGGCTTTCAGGGGGTTGTGGACCCTGAGTGGGACGAGCCCACCTGCACGGGCTGCACGCTCTGCGCAAAGGCATGCCTGGAGGGGGCCATCATATCAGACAAAGACGGTAAACCGGTATTCGACCCCGCAAAGTGCATATACTGCGGCGACTGTATCCGCGCGTGCCCTACAAACTCCTGGACGGCAAGAAGGAGGGGCTGGACGGTCAGAGTGGGAGGTAAACACGGCAGACATCCTATGCTGGCCAGAGAAGTGTTCAATTTCCTGCCGGACGAAAAGGTCCACGACTTCATCGACAGGACTGTCGAGTGGTATAACAAGAACGGCAAGCGGAGGGAGAGAATCGGCGTGACCATTGAGAGGGTTGGACTGGATAAGTTCAAAAAAGAGGTGGTAAAACCCTTCCAGAAGGATTAA
- a CDS encoding flippase-like domain-containing protein, with protein MKSLWKVKIVLLTVGLAGFGFLLYRLDAGAVYADISQLGWKFSFILLPYIFVFALDTTAWRYAFHNHNPKLSFVGLFGARMAGESINCITPSGYLGGEPVKAYLLKSYDVPLMDGMASVVISRTIMTVAQALFVLIGVAVALSRLQDTGLLLSVALGTILFGLPLVFLIIASKKKGLFTTVYNLLKRLNINIRFLDEREAHMKELDENIAKFYSTNTKGFYLCFAYYFVGWFAGVIEVYLILTLIGVPIDPLDALIIESLFTVARTAASFIPGSIGGQEGGVVLIFLALHLTMQAGMTFSVIRRIREALWIGLGLLVLARWEEKAMA; from the coding sequence ATGAAAAGTCTGTGGAAGGTCAAGATAGTCCTCTTAACGGTGGGGCTGGCGGGTTTTGGCTTCCTCCTGTACAGGCTGGACGCCGGCGCCGTCTATGCAGACATCTCGCAGCTTGGGTGGAAGTTCTCCTTTATACTGTTACCCTATATATTCGTCTTCGCCCTGGATACGACTGCCTGGAGATATGCCTTCCACAACCATAACCCGAAGCTGAGTTTTGTCGGTCTCTTTGGCGCCCGTATGGCCGGAGAGTCGATAAATTGTATAACGCCTTCCGGGTATCTCGGCGGCGAACCCGTCAAGGCATACCTCCTGAAGAGTTATGACGTCCCGCTCATGGACGGCATGGCCTCCGTGGTCATATCAAGGACTATTATGACCGTTGCGCAGGCGCTGTTTGTCCTCATAGGGGTTGCCGTCGCATTATCAAGACTCCAGGACACGGGACTTCTCTTGAGCGTCGCCCTGGGTACGATACTGTTCGGACTGCCCCTCGTATTCCTTATAATAGCAAGCAAGAAGAAAGGGCTCTTTACCACAGTTTATAATCTGTTGAAGAGGCTGAATATAAACATACGGTTCCTTGACGAAAGGGAAGCACACATGAAGGAACTGGATGAAAACATCGCCAAGTTTTACAGCACCAACACGAAGGGGTTCTACCTCTGCTTCGCCTACTACTTTGTAGGCTGGTTCGCGGGAGTAATAGAGGTCTATCTGATTCTGACACTCATAGGCGTTCCTATAGACCCTTTAGACGCGCTTATAATAGAGTCCCTTTTCACAGTCGCCAGAACGGCGGCCTCTTTCATACCGGGCAGTATCGGCGGTCAGGAGGGCGGGGTAGTGCTCATCTTCCTGGCCCTGCACCTCACCATGCAGGCAGGCATGACCTTCAGTGTCATAAGACGGATAAGAGAGGCCCTGTGGATAGGACTGGGCCTGCTGGTGCTCGCAAGGTGGGAGGAAAAGGCAATGGCGTGA
- a CDS encoding B12-binding domain-containing radical SAM protein, producing the protein MKKDFKVLLVNCNTMMDTLITAGISILAACLKKEGIEVRLFDTTFYKTADRTGDEARALTLQVKKTDFKELGIIPKETDVIEDFEKVVEEFRPDLIGLSCIEVTYKLGVEMLQAVRHTGIPTLVGGVYATFSPRIVIKEDCVDMVCVGEGELALTELCKKMRDGVDITNVQNIWIKRNGLLHKNELRRSMDMKDLPFQDWSIYEKQRFWKPMGGKISSTGTFEMNRGCPYSCTFCVNSGLNKLYRNNGGYYREQDIPRLIDEMVQKKEEYNLQFVYLVAESFLTTSKKRIAEFVRLYPQVGLPFWIEARPESITEEYVDILETVNCEGISIGIESGNEEVRKNVLGRDITNETTIKAFTLFEDSKIRVSANNIIGFPTETRENIFETIELNRRINSDGVMVSFFSPYRGSSLREVCELEGYMKEEDIARDYRLAPSLDMPQLSMSELSGLQRTFPLYVKFPKSEWPLIRICEDMGSEAVRVYEEMSQIYTERHL; encoded by the coding sequence ATGAAGAAGGATTTCAAGGTATTACTGGTCAACTGCAACACCATGATGGACACCCTCATTACGGCTGGGATAAGTATCCTCGCCGCGTGTCTGAAGAAGGAGGGGATAGAGGTCAGGCTCTTCGACACGACCTTTTATAAGACGGCCGACCGGACCGGCGATGAGGCCAGGGCGCTCACCCTCCAGGTGAAAAAGACCGATTTTAAGGAACTCGGTATCATCCCGAAGGAGACCGACGTCATAGAGGACTTCGAGAAGGTAGTCGAGGAATTTAGACCCGACCTGATAGGTCTCTCCTGCATAGAGGTAACTTACAAACTTGGCGTCGAGATGCTTCAGGCCGTGAGGCATACCGGTATCCCGACACTTGTAGGAGGCGTATACGCCACGTTCTCTCCCCGGATTGTGATAAAAGAGGACTGTGTAGACATGGTGTGTGTGGGAGAAGGCGAGTTGGCCCTTACCGAACTCTGTAAGAAGATGCGTGACGGCGTGGACATTACAAACGTCCAGAACATCTGGATAAAGCGGAACGGCCTGCTCCACAAGAACGAACTCCGGCGCTCCATGGACATGAAGGACCTTCCGTTTCAAGACTGGAGCATCTACGAGAAACAAAGATTCTGGAAGCCCATGGGCGGCAAGATATCATCCACCGGCACCTTCGAGATGAACAGGGGGTGCCCCTACAGCTGCACCTTCTGTGTAAACTCCGGCCTGAATAAACTGTACCGCAACAACGGCGGTTACTACCGTGAACAAGACATACCGCGGCTTATAGACGAGATGGTTCAGAAAAAGGAAGAGTATAATCTGCAGTTTGTCTACCTGGTGGCTGAAAGTTTTCTTACCACGTCAAAGAAGCGCATAGCCGAGTTCGTAAGGCTCTACCCGCAGGTGGGACTGCCCTTCTGGATAGAGGCACGGCCGGAGTCAATAACAGAGGAGTACGTGGACATCCTCGAAACCGTCAATTGCGAGGGGATAAGCATAGGCATCGAGAGTGGTAACGAAGAGGTCAGAAAGAACGTGCTCGGAAGGGACATCACAAATGAAACCACGATAAAGGCCTTCACGTTGTTTGAGGACAGTAAGATACGCGTTAGCGCAAATAACATAATCGGCTTTCCGACGGAGACGAGAGAAAACATATTTGAGACCATAGAGTTAAACAGGCGGATAAACTCCGACGGGGTCATGGTATCCTTCTTCAGTCCCTACAGGGGGTCCAGCCTCAGGGAGGTCTGTGAACTGGAGGGATATATGAAGGAAGAGGATATAGCCAGGGATTACAGGCTGGCGCCCTCGTTAGATATGCCGCAACTCTCTATGTCCGAGCTTTCGGGTCTTCAAAGGACCTTTCCCTTGTACGTAAAGTTTCCCAAGAGCGAGTGGCCGTTAATAAGGATCTGCGAAGACATGGGTTCCGAAGCCGTCAGGGTCTACGAAGAGATGTCTCAGATATATACCGAAAGACACCTTTGA
- a CDS encoding TIM barrel protein produces the protein MKSGPGVMRVREAMAIHHGQGRHEVFDYPTGRLGELREFLDKQQKPFSLHAPLTRPDYFPYSGVTCFFINDDDEKRKLSFELMRHSAEDARDWGAEYMVCHLTYREDTEDEKKSWHLACQAAEHLSGLVDSTGVPIHVEFAGYAGAFREPGQLVELVSKYPALGVCIDTGHTFICSQLWGRSYLKDVETLAPHAMSMHLWNTKGFDHWKEHGHVPLHPSQSPRDGWLEIEKALEIALGHNKDLKLIHEYRITEMNGKIKEGFDWIRDAVERFGS, from the coding sequence ATGAAATCTGGTCCGGGAGTTATGAGGGTGAGGGAGGCCATGGCAATACACCATGGCCAGGGGCGGCATGAGGTATTTGATTATCCCACGGGGCGGCTGGGCGAGCTCAGGGAGTTTCTGGACAAACAGCAAAAGCCCTTCAGTCTCCACGCCCCGCTGACGAGGCCCGACTATTTTCCGTACAGCGGGGTAACGTGTTTCTTCATAAACGATGACGACGAGAAGCGGAAGCTCTCCTTTGAACTGATGAGACACTCGGCCGAGGACGCCCGTGACTGGGGGGCGGAATATATGGTCTGCCACCTGACTTACAGAGAAGACACCGAGGACGAGAAAAAGTCGTGGCATCTCGCCTGTCAGGCCGCGGAACATCTCTCAGGGCTTGTGGACTCTACGGGCGTACCCATACACGTGGAGTTTGCGGGCTACGCCGGGGCATTCCGTGAACCCGGGCAGCTTGTTGAGCTCGTGTCAAAGTATCCCGCACTCGGCGTCTGCATAGACACGGGACACACGTTCATATGTTCACAACTGTGGGGCCGCAGCTATCTGAAGGATGTTGAGACTCTGGCTCCGCACGCAATGTCAATGCACCTGTGGAATACAAAGGGTTTTGACCACTGGAAGGAGCACGGCCACGTGCCGCTGCACCCGTCACAAAGTCCGCGTGACGGATGGCTGGAGATAGAAAAAGCGCTTGAGATAGCCCTCGGCCACAATAAAGATTTGAAGCTGATACACGAGTACCGGATCACCGAAATGAACGGCAAAATAAAGGAAGGGTTCGACTGGATCCGGGACGCAGTGGAAAGGTTCGGAAGCTGA
- a CDS encoding tetratricopeptide repeat protein — MHTNTRPAKTLIILLLPLLLAAAAILIFPHDAPAQDAQEWCDRGDELSRSGRYQEAINRYEKALRIRPKYTRAWNNKGYALGRQGKYREAVSCVNKSLEIDSDNAYAWSNKGAILHRMGAQPAEVLHCYEKALQIDPKHVTYWSEKNVPLSEMHEYTWVKHVVEGQQ, encoded by the coding sequence ATGCATACCAATACACGGCCCGCTAAGACCCTAATTATTCTACTACTGCCACTCCTGCTGGCAGCCGCTGCCATCCTGATTTTCCCACACGACGCCCCGGCGCAGGACGCACAGGAATGGTGTGACAGGGGCGACGAATTGAGCCGGTCGGGCAGGTATCAAGAGGCAATTAATCGCTACGAAAAGGCGCTCAGGATTAGACCAAAATATACCCGGGCCTGGAACAACAAGGGCTATGCCCTGGGCAGGCAGGGCAAGTACCGGGAGGCCGTCTCCTGTGTTAACAAGTCGCTGGAGATTGACTCTGACAACGCCTATGCCTGGAGCAACAAGGGCGCCATATTGCACAGGATGGGCGCGCAGCCGGCCGAGGTGCTGCATTGCTACGAAAAGGCCCTGCAAATAGACCCAAAACACGTCACGTATTGGAGCGAAAAGAACGTGCCGCTGTCTGAAATGCATGAATATACATGGGTAAAACACGTGGTTGAAGGACAACAATAA